One genomic segment of Candidatus Eisenbacteria bacterium includes these proteins:
- a CDS encoding XRE family transcriptional regulator — MRSNMAMKPLRKRGFSEKEVAGVMDISVQRKFMGARAREIRRKRGLTQLDVARQVGVTDGQISTIERGVSSPSIETLCSLAKVLETPLYEFFVESEEKRIGVVRGTQRKLKKLGTGTQAYEIPSPRVHRSNLVAYHVIIDSQGGSSEKGLNTPAPCLGFLMSGKVDVTVGVNSYSMKENDSIWVPPHVSIHWKNTAKSKAEGLVVVIGD, encoded by the coding sequence GTGCGAAGCAACATGGCCATGAAACCTTTGAGGAAGAGGGGTTTCTCAGAAAAGGAGGTAGCAGGCGTTATGGACATATCAGTGCAGCGTAAATTCATGGGAGCAAGAGCAAGAGAAATCAGGAGGAAAAGAGGTCTGACACAGCTTGACGTAGCCAGACAAGTTGGTGTCACTGACGGGCAGATCAGCACTATCGAAAGAGGAGTTTCGTCTCCTTCAATCGAGACGCTCTGCAGCCTCGCTAAGGTGCTTGAGACTCCACTCTATGAATTCTTTGTCGAATCGGAAGAAAAAAGAATCGGAGTCGTAAGGGGCACCCAGAGGAAGCTGAAGAAACTCGGGACGGGAACTCAGGCGTATGAGATACCATCTCCGCGTGTCCACAGATCGAATCTTGTCGCCTATCATGTCATCATCGACTCACAGGGCGGAAGCTCTGAGAAGGGCCTGAACACGCCGGCCCCATGCCTCGGGTTTCTGATGAGCGGGAAAGTCGATGTGACCGTCGGCGTGAATTCCTACAGCATGAAAGAAAACGACAGCATCTGGGTTCCTCCGCACGTCTCCATTCACTGGAAGAACACGGCGAAGTCAAAGGCTGAGGGACTGGTCGTCGTAATAGGCGACTGA
- a CDS encoding site-specific integrase produces the protein MKEQPGRIRYLTPEEAEKLLVACDPQSLREKLSNTGRSLSNLMNIYLKPIVLIALNSGMRRGEILRLKWKNIDFQARRITIENTKNNERRTVYMNETLCRTLKSLPIHLHSEIVFPDINGNMLTVAFERACRRGGIEDFRFHDLRHTFASYLTMGGANLRTVQTLLGHKDVRMTIRYSHLSPEYLNEAVRTLEKDLVLISNSHYLDTGGK, from the coding sequence CTTGTTGCTTGCGACCCTCAAAGCCTCAGAGAAAAGCTTTCCAACACCGGGCGTTCCCTTTCTAATCTCATGAATATCTATCTTAAGCCCATTGTCTTGATTGCTCTAAACTCAGGGATGAGGAGAGGCGAAATCCTGCGGCTCAAATGGAAGAACATAGATTTCCAAGCAAGGCGCATTACGATTGAGAATACCAAGAACAACGAGAGAAGAACTGTCTATATGAACGAAACTCTCTGCCGGACCCTGAAGTCACTCCCCATCCATCTTCATTCCGAGATCGTTTTTCCGGACATCAACGGGAATATGCTCACCGTTGCCTTTGAGAGAGCGTGTAGAAGGGGTGGGATTGAAGATTTCCGGTTCCATGACCTGAGACATACCTTTGCAAGCTACCTAACGATGGGAGGGGCTAACTTGAGGACGGTTCAAACCCTTCTTGGACACAAGGACGTGAGAATGACGATCAGGTATAGTCACTTGTCCCCGGAGTATCTCAACGAGGCGGTCAGGACTCTTGAAAAGGACCTGGTTCTGATTTCAAATAGTCACTATTTGGACACTGGAGGGAAATGA